A section of the Alkalihalobacillus sp. LMS39 genome encodes:
- the cobK gene encoding precorrin-6A reductase: protein MIFLLAGTSDARELGLMLQQEGYDLVTSVVTENAGEVMKQHGLRVLVGRLDAKQLISVVSENEASIIVDATHPFAEEASKNAMAAASQLEIPYIRFERKSFEGQDSLITEVASYEEAAVLAANRGGVVMLTTGSKTLQVFAKHLLPLENVRMIARMLPRKDNMEKCEQLGVEQKNIVAIQGPFSKQLNQALYMQYSVTQVVTKESGKVGSVDEKVEAAKELGIPIIMIARPKIEYGNVYHSFEDIINTIKTMEVSV from the coding sequence ATGATATTTTTGCTTGCAGGTACGAGTGATGCGAGAGAACTAGGTTTGATGCTTCAGCAAGAAGGATATGATCTTGTAACCTCTGTCGTGACAGAAAACGCAGGAGAAGTGATGAAGCAACATGGCCTTCGTGTTTTAGTAGGACGATTGGATGCCAAACAATTAATAAGTGTCGTTAGCGAGAATGAAGCTTCTATTATTGTTGATGCAACACATCCATTTGCAGAGGAAGCGTCGAAAAATGCGATGGCGGCAGCAAGTCAGCTTGAAATTCCTTATATTCGATTTGAACGAAAATCATTTGAAGGGCAAGATTCTCTTATCACTGAAGTAGCCTCTTATGAGGAAGCTGCCGTTCTTGCGGCAAACCGTGGTGGAGTCGTTATGCTAACAACAGGAAGCAAAACCCTTCAAGTGTTTGCAAAGCATTTATTGCCACTTGAGAATGTTAGAATGATTGCAAGAATGCTACCAAGAAAAGACAATATGGAAAAGTGTGAACAACTAGGAGTCGAACAAAAAAATATTGTTGCGATTCAAGGACCGTTTTCAAAGCAATTAAATCAAGCCCTTTACATGCAGTATAGTGTAACCCAAGTTGTTACAAAAGAAAGCGGGAAAGTCGGCTCAGTTGATGAAAAAGTAGAGGCGGCAAAAGAGCTAGGGATTCCTATTATTATGATTGCTAGACCAAAAATAGAGTATGGGAATGTGTATCATTCTTTTGAAGATATCATAAATACGATTAAAACGATGGAGGTGTCGGTGTAA
- a CDS encoding cobalt-precorrin 5A hydrolase yields the protein MENIALVAITKHGVQMVRKLQESIQTADVYYMTKFEHGDEKEKGIYMFEGSVRLILPDLFKKYDGIVMVISLGAVVRMIAPILKDKKTDPAVVVVDDKGQFVISVLSGHIGGANELTHELSEHLQATPVITTASDVNKTIPVDIFGREFGWIVEYEKKVTPVSAAVVNEEPIVIVQESGERNWWKHNKPLPSQMKVVSSCKEAMMLDFSAALVITHRLLTEDEQSMLLQNGVLYRPKSVYLGIGCNRGTSATEINAVIDETLYELGISKTSVKGIATIDLKKDEEGLLDVCEQNKWTFQYFTPLELNAVPISNPSETVFKYTGAYGVSEPAVLLASGAKQLTLEKKKSGNVTISIAVK from the coding sequence ATGGAAAATATTGCATTAGTCGCAATTACAAAACACGGTGTTCAAATGGTGCGGAAATTACAAGAAAGCATACAGACGGCGGACGTATATTATATGACAAAGTTCGAACATGGCGATGAAAAGGAAAAAGGCATTTATATGTTTGAAGGTTCTGTTCGGTTAATTTTACCTGATTTATTTAAAAAGTATGATGGTATTGTAATGGTGATTTCACTTGGTGCTGTTGTTCGCATGATTGCACCAATATTAAAAGATAAAAAAACAGACCCTGCCGTTGTTGTTGTCGATGATAAAGGACAGTTTGTCATCAGTGTGCTATCTGGTCATATTGGTGGAGCAAATGAGTTAACGCACGAATTATCAGAGCACTTACAAGCGACACCTGTTATAACAACGGCATCTGATGTCAATAAAACGATTCCTGTTGATATTTTCGGACGAGAATTTGGCTGGATTGTCGAGTATGAGAAAAAAGTCACACCAGTGAGTGCAGCTGTTGTGAATGAAGAACCGATCGTCATCGTTCAAGAATCAGGAGAGCGGAACTGGTGGAAACATAATAAGCCACTTCCGTCACAAATGAAAGTCGTCTCAAGCTGTAAGGAGGCGATGATGCTTGATTTTTCCGCAGCTTTAGTTATTACCCATCGGCTGTTAACAGAAGACGAACAATCGATGCTGTTACAAAATGGTGTCCTATACAGGCCGAAGTCAGTGTATTTAGGAATTGGCTGTAATCGTGGGACGAGTGCCACAGAAATAAATGCTGTCATAGATGAAACATTATATGAATTAGGCATCTCAAAAACTTCTGTAAAAGGAATTGCCACGATTGACTTAAAAAAGGATGAAGAAGGCTTGCTCGACGTGTGTGAGCAAAATAAGTGGACGTTTCAATATTTTACACCGTTAGAGCTAAACGCGGTTCCGATTTCAAACCCATCAGAAACCGTTTTTAAATATACTGGGGCATACGGGGTGAGTGAACCTGCTGTTTTATTAGCATCTGGTGCAAAGCAACTAACATTAGAGAAGAAAAAAAGTGGGAATGTAACGATTTCGATTGCAGTGAAGTAA
- the cobI gene encoding precorrin-2 C(20)-methyltransferase, translating into MPLGTVYGVGVGPGDPELITVKAYRMMKEADVVAYPKKRKGAKSYAYQIIEQYVNPNEKEMLGLVFPMTKDKDVLAREWNRIVEQVWIYVKEGKSVAFVTEGDPMLYSTFIHLYRLLKQKYPEVEVKSIPGISSVNGVASQLGIPLADGDDWTAVIPATENREAMRKALKDHDGIVFIKVAKVLPMMIELLEELELVDKATVVTKVTSSEEVVWKDITELRHADLEYLTLMLVRK; encoded by the coding sequence ATGCCACTAGGAACCGTTTATGGTGTAGGAGTTGGTCCAGGAGACCCGGAATTAATTACGGTAAAAGCGTACCGAATGATGAAGGAAGCGGATGTTGTCGCTTATCCGAAAAAACGAAAAGGGGCAAAAAGTTACGCGTATCAAATAATTGAGCAATATGTGAATCCAAATGAAAAAGAAATGTTAGGGTTAGTTTTTCCGATGACAAAGGATAAAGACGTCCTTGCACGAGAATGGAACCGAATTGTTGAGCAAGTATGGATTTATGTAAAAGAAGGGAAGTCGGTTGCATTTGTTACGGAAGGTGACCCGATGTTATATAGCACCTTTATTCATTTGTACCGTTTGCTAAAACAAAAATATCCCGAAGTAGAAGTGAAATCAATTCCAGGCATATCATCTGTAAATGGAGTAGCCTCACAATTAGGAATTCCTCTAGCTGATGGAGATGATTGGACAGCGGTCATTCCTGCAACAGAGAATAGAGAGGCCATGAGAAAAGCATTAAAAGACCATGATGGTATCGTATTTATAAAAGTAGCGAAAGTGCTACCGATGATGATTGAACTACTAGAAGAGCTTGAACTCGTTGACAAAGCTACGGTTGTGACGAAAGTGACTTCCAGTGAAGAAGTCGTATGGAAAGATATAACGGAACTTCGCCATGCGGATTTAGAATATTTAACACTAATGCTCGTAAGAAAGTAA
- a CDS encoding sirohydrochlorin chelatase produces MDAILFIGHGSKVKEGNEQVLQFVESMRQGIKVPIVETCFLEFAKPTIPAGIDAVVAKGATRVALVPMMFFSAGHSKIHIPHEIDEAKEKYPHVQFTYGRPIGVHDKLFDILVGRLQEVGFAPTEYDEKKAVLLVGRGSSDADANSELYKISRLLSERLHMTNVELSFIGVTSPTVEEGIERCLKLDATSVYIVPYFFFTGVLMERMEEKRRQFVADYPNFEFHMTSFFGFHPELKTIFIDRALEALEGEAKLNCDVCQYRLHALEHMDVHHHHHDHDHDHHHHHDHEHEPVK; encoded by the coding sequence ATGGATGCCATTTTATTTATTGGACATGGTAGTAAAGTAAAAGAAGGAAATGAACAAGTATTACAATTTGTAGAATCAATGAGACAAGGTATCAAGGTTCCGATTGTAGAAACCTGTTTTTTAGAGTTTGCGAAACCGACAATTCCAGCAGGTATCGATGCAGTTGTTGCTAAAGGTGCGACAAGAGTTGCTTTAGTTCCAATGATGTTCTTTTCAGCAGGACATAGTAAAATACACATTCCTCATGAAATTGATGAAGCAAAAGAAAAATACCCTCATGTCCAATTTACATACGGTCGTCCGATTGGAGTCCACGATAAATTATTTGATATTTTAGTAGGAAGATTACAAGAAGTCGGATTTGCGCCTACTGAATATGATGAGAAAAAGGCCGTACTGCTCGTTGGTCGCGGGAGTAGTGATGCAGATGCAAATAGTGAACTTTATAAAATATCGAGATTATTATCAGAACGTTTGCATATGACAAACGTCGAGTTATCTTTTATTGGGGTGACGAGCCCAACCGTAGAAGAAGGAATCGAACGCTGTTTGAAGTTAGATGCAACATCAGTTTATATTGTTCCATATTTCTTCTTTACGGGAGTGCTAATGGAAAGAATGGAAGAAAAACGGAGACAGTTTGTTGCTGACTATCCAAACTTTGAATTTCATATGACGTCATTTTTTGGTTTTCATCCTGAATTAAAAACGATTTTTATTGACCGGGCATTGGAAGCTTTAGAAGGTGAAGCAAAATTAAATTGTGATGTATGTCAATACCGTCTTCATGCATTAGAACATATGGATGTGCATCACCACCACCACGACCATGATCATGATCATCACCATCATCATGACCATGAACACGAGCCTGTAAAGTAA
- the cbiE gene encoding precorrin-6y C5,15-methyltransferase (decarboxylating) subunit CbiE, translating to MGQPIKIIGVTESGIASLPQQYREWIEESEQLVGGERLLDFFPSYKGEKIVVKSGLSKMVETLQQTSKKTVVLASGDPLFFGIGGYLAKKIDVEIYPNISSLQQAFAKMKESWHDCFFVSVHGRNIKGLAQKIDGHEKVCLLTDETNTPKAIASYLLEFGMDEYEAFIAETVGGESEKTTFMTLSDMMSYDAHPLNVVILKRKKNREKWALGIPDEEFSQRKPDKGLITKKEIRVLSLSELQLHKSSTVWDIGTCTGSMAIEAARIAKEGQVFAIEKNESDLQNCYENMKKFQADITAICGKAPARLNEFPDPDAIFIGGTGGEMKELLSVCASRLKPHGRIVLNAATIETLYEATEILKQLKLKVSITLAQISRSKPILHMTRFEGLNPVYIITAAKEEE from the coding sequence ATGGGACAACCTATCAAAATCATCGGAGTAACGGAAAGTGGCATCGCTAGCTTGCCTCAACAGTACCGAGAATGGATTGAAGAAAGTGAACAATTAGTTGGTGGTGAACGTTTGTTAGATTTTTTTCCTTCTTATAAAGGAGAAAAGATTGTTGTGAAATCTGGCCTTTCAAAGATGGTGGAGACACTTCAACAAACATCCAAAAAAACAGTAGTCTTAGCTTCGGGTGATCCGTTGTTTTTTGGGATTGGTGGGTATTTAGCAAAGAAAATTGATGTTGAGATTTATCCTAATATTAGTTCGCTTCAACAAGCGTTTGCCAAAATGAAGGAAAGCTGGCATGATTGTTTCTTTGTCAGTGTCCATGGCCGCAATATTAAAGGACTCGCGCAAAAAATCGATGGCCATGAAAAAGTTTGTCTGTTAACAGATGAAACAAATACCCCGAAAGCAATTGCCTCTTATTTACTTGAATTTGGAATGGATGAATATGAGGCTTTTATTGCAGAAACGGTTGGAGGAGAGTCTGAAAAAACAACGTTTATGACACTATCAGACATGATGTCATATGACGCCCACCCGCTAAATGTAGTCATTTTAAAACGAAAAAAAAATCGGGAAAAATGGGCTTTAGGAATTCCAGATGAAGAATTTTCTCAACGAAAGCCGGATAAAGGGTTAATCACGAAAAAGGAAATTCGTGTATTGAGCTTATCGGAATTACAATTACATAAATCAAGTACTGTTTGGGACATCGGGACGTGTACAGGTTCGATGGCGATTGAAGCAGCAAGAATCGCAAAAGAAGGACAAGTATTTGCGATTGAAAAAAATGAAAGTGACTTGCAAAACTGCTATGAAAATATGAAAAAATTTCAAGCTGATATTACCGCAATTTGTGGGAAAGCCCCTGCTAGATTAAATGAGTTTCCAGACCCGGATGCTATTTTTATCGGGGGAACAGGCGGTGAAATGAAAGAGTTATTATCAGTTTGTGCTAGTCGATTAAAGCCGCATGGGCGGATCGTGTTAAATGCAGCTACGATTGAAACGTTATATGAGGCAACAGAAATTTTAAAGCAATTGAAATTAAAGGTTTCGATAACACTCGCACAAATTTCAAGAAGTAAACCAATTTTACATATGACTCGATTTGAAGGATTGAATCCTGTTTACATTATTACAGCAGCAAAAGAGGAGGAGTAA
- a CDS encoding cobyrinate a,c-diamide synthase, whose translation MQRRIVIAGTNSGVGKTTLTLGLMSALRQRGLVVQGFKCGPDYIDPSYHTAVTGRHSRNVDSWMLEHDVVKEVFSSASQGADIAIIEGVMGVYDGKSPESNTGSTAEISQLLESPVLLIVNISSMARSAAAIVKGFQMLDESITIAGVIVNQAGSKGHYELCKKAIEKECGVKVLGYLLKGDTPKIPSRHLGLIPAIERGELDGLFTELGEKIAERIDLDAVVHISEQAQEIKYDPVLFSDELVKPTVKIAVAHDAAFNFYYEENLHLLRQAGAELVYFSPLAGETLPKQVDGLYIGGGFPEEFAKELSEHTELQDDIRAVARELPIFAECGGYMYLTERIITTDGQCYPMVGVIQGEVTMQSKLAALGYREVTSLQDNIILQSGEKARGHEFHYSTFACANDNKQKAYHVKALRKDGEEGYSSENIVAGYTHLHFGSNRNIAKRFVRACETYQQKRGSKG comes from the coding sequence ATGCAACGAAGAATTGTGATTGCGGGGACAAATAGCGGAGTCGGGAAAACAACGCTGACATTAGGGTTAATGTCAGCACTCCGTCAGCGTGGCTTGGTCGTTCAAGGATTTAAGTGTGGTCCAGATTATATTGACCCTAGCTATCATACTGCTGTAACAGGTCGACATTCCCGTAATGTTGATAGCTGGATGTTAGAGCATGATGTAGTGAAAGAAGTGTTTTCATCTGCTTCCCAAGGCGCGGATATTGCGATAATTGAAGGAGTTATGGGGGTTTATGATGGAAAAAGTCCAGAGAGTAATACAGGAAGTACGGCTGAAATCAGTCAACTTCTGGAGTCTCCCGTTCTTTTAATTGTCAATATTAGTAGTATGGCAAGAAGTGCTGCAGCCATTGTGAAAGGGTTTCAGATGCTTGATGAGTCCATTACAATTGCAGGTGTCATCGTAAACCAAGCGGGAAGTAAAGGTCATTATGAACTTTGTAAAAAAGCGATTGAAAAAGAATGCGGTGTGAAAGTGCTTGGGTACTTATTAAAAGGAGATACACCAAAGATTCCTTCTCGTCATTTAGGGTTAATTCCAGCAATTGAAAGAGGAGAATTAGATGGTCTGTTTACAGAGCTAGGAGAAAAAATCGCTGAACGAATTGACCTTGATGCTGTTGTTCATATTTCAGAACAAGCGCAAGAAATCAAATACGATCCGGTGTTATTTTCTGACGAGTTAGTAAAACCAACAGTGAAAATTGCAGTTGCCCATGATGCTGCCTTTAATTTTTATTATGAAGAAAATTTGCATTTGTTGCGACAAGCAGGAGCAGAGTTAGTTTATTTTAGTCCTCTTGCAGGTGAAACATTACCTAAGCAAGTGGATGGATTGTACATCGGTGGAGGATTCCCTGAAGAGTTTGCTAAAGAACTTTCTGAACATACAGAATTACAAGATGACATTCGAGCCGTTGCGCGTGAGCTCCCTATTTTTGCGGAATGTGGCGGATATATGTATTTAACTGAGCGCATTATTACAACTGATGGTCAATGTTATCCAATGGTCGGGGTTATTCAAGGAGAAGTCACAATGCAATCAAAGCTTGCAGCTTTAGGATATCGGGAAGTCACGTCACTTCAAGACAATATTATTTTGCAGTCTGGCGAAAAAGCAAGAGGACATGAGTTTCATTACTCGACATTTGCTTGTGCAAATGACAACAAGCAAAAGGCGTATCATGTGAAAGCTCTTCGGAAAGATGGAGAAGAAGGGTACTCCTCAGAAAATATTGTTGCAGGATATACTCATCTTCATTTTGGGTCAAACCGAAATATTGCAAAAAGGTTCGTTCGTGCTTGTGAAACATATCAGCAAAAGAGAGGAAGCAAAGGATGA
- a CDS encoding precorrin-8X methylmutase: MDFQTEFKPLTVQPQEIEGKSFEMIDEEVGEHSFTEEQYKVVQRIIHASADFELGKSVVFHPNAVQAGIEAIRSGKMVVADVQMIQSGISKPRIEKYGGHVRVYISDEDVMEEAKRLNTTRAIISMRKAIKEAEGGIFAIGNAPTALLELIRLVKTGEARPGLIVGMPVGFVSAAESKEELAKLDVPFITNMGRKGGSPVTVAAVNAISLLAQKQG; this comes from the coding sequence ATGGATTTTCAAACAGAATTTAAACCGTTAACAGTACAACCGCAGGAAATAGAAGGAAAGAGTTTTGAGATGATTGATGAGGAAGTGGGAGAGCACTCTTTTACAGAAGAACAATATAAAGTGGTCCAACGAATTATTCATGCTTCAGCAGATTTTGAATTAGGAAAAAGTGTAGTGTTTCATCCAAATGCAGTGCAAGCTGGAATTGAAGCAATTCGTTCAGGAAAAATGGTTGTTGCCGATGTACAAATGATCCAAAGTGGTATCAGTAAGCCACGAATTGAAAAATATGGTGGACATGTTCGTGTGTATATTTCTGATGAAGATGTAATGGAAGAAGCGAAACGCTTAAATACAACAAGAGCGATTATTTCGATGCGCAAAGCAATTAAAGAAGCAGAAGGTGGGATTTTTGCGATTGGAAATGCTCCTACCGCTTTATTGGAACTCATCCGTCTAGTGAAAACAGGGGAAGCTCGTCCAGGATTAATTGTTGGGATGCCGGTTGGATTTGTGTCTGCTGCTGAATCAAAAGAAGAATTAGCGAAATTAGATGTTCCTTTTATAACGAATATGGGTCGAAAAGGTGGAAGTCCTGTAACCGTTGCTGCGGTTAATGCGATTTCTTTATTAGCGCAAAAGCAGGGATAA
- the cobJ gene encoding precorrin-3B C(17)-methyltransferase, which produces MTNKKGKLLIVGFGPGHEQHMTARAREAILESDSIIGYNTYIDLIRPLLTNQEIVRTGMTEEVSRAQEAVKQAEAGKVVAVISSGDAGVYGMAGLVYEVLIEKGWKEETGVAVEIIPGISAINSCAALLGAPIMHDACTISLSDHLTPWELIKRRVEAAAQADFVIALYNPRSGRRTKQIVETQQILLKYRSPKTPVGLVKSAFRERQVVIMTDLESMLEHEIGMLTTVIIGNNSTFMYDGKIITPRGYQRKYTLSAEEQPLKPHQRLKEEAEPWAMHQGQSEQEIPKTTSVLELAEEALEKVIGKSEVAATEVQEKSGSFQQTAVFEFAVSPGIVSKKLSPKQMLTLVGAVGEEATIEYTPDHQLKVSVETNDPSGITEKLRAEGLLLLPIGDVVTIKACDFCDGEKADSIPQAEELQQLIGGDSVPKQLHIGFNGCGMACYGAPMNDIGLIYRKKAFDLFIGAKITGRNAHVGQLVAEGVAPDKIVELVVSIVNDYKKRGLPNERFHKFFKRVQSVEGFTYKEVPDQVVVDAVCGD; this is translated from the coding sequence ATGACAAATAAAAAAGGGAAGCTGTTAATCGTCGGGTTTGGTCCAGGTCATGAACAGCATATGACAGCTCGAGCGAGAGAAGCTATTTTAGAAAGCGATTCGATTATTGGCTATAACACGTATATTGATTTAATTCGACCATTATTGACAAACCAAGAAATTGTTCGAACAGGCATGACAGAAGAAGTGAGCCGTGCGCAAGAAGCCGTTAAACAAGCGGAGGCAGGAAAAGTAGTAGCTGTTATTTCAAGTGGTGATGCTGGTGTTTACGGCATGGCAGGACTTGTATATGAGGTGCTCATTGAAAAAGGATGGAAGGAAGAAACAGGTGTTGCTGTTGAAATTATTCCTGGTATTTCAGCCATTAATTCGTGCGCAGCGCTTCTTGGTGCACCGATTATGCACGATGCCTGTACGATTAGTTTAAGTGACCATTTAACTCCATGGGAATTGATTAAACGTCGAGTCGAAGCGGCAGCACAAGCGGACTTTGTCATTGCATTGTACAATCCAAGAAGCGGGAGAAGAACGAAACAGATTGTAGAAACACAACAAATTCTATTAAAATATCGTTCTCCTAAAACTCCTGTTGGGCTAGTAAAAAGTGCGTTTCGAGAAAGACAAGTTGTTATAATGACAGATTTAGAATCGATGCTAGAACATGAAATTGGGATGTTAACAACAGTCATTATCGGGAATAATTCGACGTTCATGTATGACGGAAAAATCATAACGCCACGAGGATATCAAAGGAAATATACCCTTTCAGCTGAAGAACAACCGTTAAAGCCACATCAACGGTTAAAAGAAGAAGCGGAACCATGGGCGATGCATCAAGGTCAATCCGAACAAGAGATACCAAAAACAACTTCTGTGCTTGAGTTAGCTGAAGAAGCGCTTGAAAAAGTGATAGGGAAATCTGAAGTAGCAGCAACGGAAGTACAAGAAAAATCTGGATCGTTTCAACAAACAGCTGTATTTGAATTTGCGGTGTCACCAGGAATTGTTTCGAAAAAGCTATCACCGAAGCAAATGTTAACGTTAGTAGGAGCGGTTGGAGAAGAGGCAACGATTGAATATACACCAGATCATCAGTTGAAAGTGTCTGTTGAAACAAATGATCCAAGTGGGATAACGGAAAAATTACGAGCAGAAGGGTTACTTCTCTTACCGATAGGGGATGTTGTAACGATTAAAGCTTGTGATTTCTGTGACGGAGAAAAAGCAGATTCAATACCACAAGCAGAAGAACTGCAGCAATTAATTGGGGGAGATAGTGTTCCTAAACAATTGCATATCGGCTTTAATGGCTGTGGCATGGCTTGTTACGGTGCACCTATGAATGATATCGGTTTAATTTACCGGAAAAAAGCGTTTGATTTATTTATTGGCGCGAAAATAACTGGAAGAAATGCACATGTTGGACAACTTGTGGCTGAAGGAGTAGCACCAGATAAAATCGTGGAGCTTGTTGTTTCGATCGTTAATGATTATAAAAAACGTGGCTTGCCGAATGAACGTTTTCATAAATTTTTCAAGAGAGTTCAAAGCGTAGAAGGATTTACATACAAAGAAGTTCCTGATCAAGTTGTTGTAGATGCAGTTTGTGGTGATTAA
- the cobM gene encoding precorrin-4 C(11)-methyltransferase, which yields MELEAKVYIVGSGPGDPDLITVKGLKILEKADVILYTDSLVNPVLMERAKKDALIFKSAGMNLEELVDCMEEHVKSGKSVARMHTGDPAVYGAIYEQMKKLKQRGIAYQIIPGVSSVFAAAAAAEVELTIPELTQTVILTRAEGRTPMPEKEQLKDLAAHHCSIALFLSATLIKKIVKEFLEAGWNEEDAVVVVYRASWPDEKVVRTTLGSLDETMRKEGIRKQAMVIISKAADEALLEEGTFESKLYDKSFTHGYRKGESV from the coding sequence ATGGAATTAGAAGCAAAAGTTTATATTGTTGGATCAGGTCCTGGAGACCCAGATTTAATTACAGTAAAAGGATTAAAAATACTCGAGAAAGCCGATGTCATTTTATATACAGACTCTCTTGTAAATCCTGTGTTAATGGAAAGAGCGAAAAAAGATGCTCTTATTTTTAAAAGTGCTGGGATGAATTTAGAAGAATTAGTAGATTGTATGGAAGAACATGTAAAAAGCGGAAAAAGTGTTGCGCGAATGCATACGGGAGACCCGGCAGTGTACGGTGCGATTTATGAACAAATGAAAAAGTTAAAACAACGTGGCATTGCTTATCAAATCATTCCTGGCGTTAGTTCTGTTTTTGCTGCAGCGGCAGCCGCTGAAGTGGAATTAACGATTCCAGAATTAACGCAAACCGTCATTTTAACGCGAGCAGAAGGTCGAACCCCGATGCCAGAAAAAGAACAACTAAAAGATTTAGCTGCTCATCATTGTTCCATCGCCTTATTTTTAAGTGCAACATTAATAAAAAAAATCGTAAAAGAGTTTTTAGAAGCAGGATGGAACGAAGAAGATGCGGTCGTTGTAGTGTATCGCGCTTCATGGCCAGATGAAAAAGTTGTTCGCACAACGTTAGGATCTCTTGATGAAACGATGCGAAAAGAAGGAATTCGTAAACAAGCGATGGTCATTATTAGTAAAGCAGCAGATGAAGCGCTTTTAGAAGAAGGAACGTTTGAGTCAAAGCTATACGATAAGTCCTTTACGCATGGTTATCGTAAAGGAGAAAGTGTGTAA
- a CDS encoding cobalt-precorrin-5B (C(1))-methyltransferase, with protein MKKQTKDPKEMRRGYTTGANATAATKAALMSLLLQTKVRTVEITLPIGEDISFSMEEVMFTQKEASASVIKDAGDDPDATHKAKIVSTVTFTSKEGIEIDGGIGVGRVTKPGLPVPVGEAAINPVPRKMLKETVQELLEHFGVYQGIRVVISVPDGEEIAKKTLNARLGIIGGISILGTRGIVVPFSTSAYRASVAQAINVAVTNGCERLFLTTGGRSEKYAIALYPDHPEEAFIEMGDFVGFALKQCKAKKVKHVTLVGMMGKFSKVAQGIMNVHSKSAPVDFNFLADVAKDAGVEESLLDEIKQANTASQVGTMMFEHGYSSFFSKLCQYGSESGLKEVRGGMEIETIITSMQGDVLGRETVSWDNLSKSSE; from the coding sequence ATGAAAAAGCAAACAAAAGACCCGAAGGAAATGAGACGCGGCTATACAACAGGTGCAAATGCAACAGCAGCAACGAAAGCGGCATTAATGTCTTTATTGTTACAAACAAAAGTACGGACGGTTGAAATTACGTTACCAATAGGGGAAGACATTTCTTTTTCAATGGAAGAAGTAATGTTTACTCAAAAGGAAGCCTCTGCGAGTGTCATTAAAGATGCTGGTGATGACCCTGATGCAACACATAAAGCAAAAATTGTGTCAACAGTTACATTTACGAGTAAAGAGGGCATCGAAATTGATGGTGGAATTGGAGTGGGCCGGGTGACGAAACCTGGTCTTCCTGTTCCTGTCGGGGAAGCGGCAATTAATCCGGTTCCTCGCAAAATGTTAAAGGAAACGGTTCAAGAATTACTAGAACACTTTGGTGTCTATCAAGGAATCCGTGTTGTCATTTCTGTTCCAGACGGGGAAGAGATTGCAAAAAAAACATTAAATGCAAGGCTTGGCATTATTGGCGGAATTTCGATTTTAGGAACTCGAGGGATTGTTGTACCATTTTCTACTTCTGCTTACCGTGCGAGTGTGGCCCAAGCGATTAATGTTGCTGTGACAAATGGGTGTGAGCGATTGTTTTTAACAACGGGTGGACGAAGTGAAAAATATGCAATTGCATTATACCCTGACCATCCTGAAGAAGCCTTTATTGAAATGGGTGACTTTGTCGGCTTTGCCCTTAAGCAATGTAAAGCAAAAAAAGTGAAGCACGTAACCCTTGTAGGTATGATGGGGAAATTTTCAAAGGTTGCTCAAGGAATTATGAATGTCCATTCTAAAAGCGCACCTGTTGATTTTAATTTTTTAGCAGATGTGGCAAAGGATGCTGGTGTGGAAGAAAGCTTATTAGATGAAATTAAACAAGCCAATACCGCATCACAGGTCGGAACGATGATGTTTGAACATGGTTATTCCTCATTTTTTTCAAAGTTATGTCAATACGGTTCTGAATCAGGATTAAAAGAAGTTCGAGGCGGAATGGAAATCGAAACGATTATTACGTCAATGCAAGGAGATGTATTAGGGAGGGAAACAGTGTCATGGGACAACCTATCAAAATCATCGGAGTAA